One region of Synechococcus elongatus PCC 11801 genomic DNA includes:
- a CDS encoding rod shape-determining protein — protein MGIDLGTANTLVYVSGKGIVLQEPSVVAIDQNLKKPLAVGSEAKLMLGRTPGSVAALRPLRDGVIADFDAAELMLKHFIRRVQEGRSGVARVVIGIPSGVTGVERRAVMEAATQAGAREVYLIDEPVAAAIGAGLPVAEPTGTMIVDIGGGTTEVAVMSLQGIVLSDSVRVAGDELSEAIAQYLKKVHNLVIGERTSEEIKIMVGSAFPDNEFDETTMEVRGLHLLSGLPRTVTIKAAEVRESMAEPLNVIVEAVKRTLEKTPPELAADIVDRGIVLAGGGALVRGLDELISHETGIITHIAPDPLSCVVLGTGRVLENFKSLERVFSASSRA, from the coding sequence ATGGGTATTGACCTAGGGACGGCCAACACACTGGTCTATGTCTCCGGTAAAGGAATCGTTCTGCAAGAGCCTTCAGTGGTCGCGATCGACCAAAACCTCAAGAAACCCCTAGCGGTCGGCTCTGAGGCCAAGTTGATGTTGGGGCGTACGCCCGGCAGTGTCGCAGCCCTGCGCCCCCTGCGGGATGGTGTCATCGCTGACTTTGATGCCGCTGAGCTGATGCTCAAGCATTTCATCCGGCGGGTGCAGGAAGGGCGATCGGGGGTTGCCCGCGTCGTGATTGGCATTCCCAGTGGCGTCACGGGGGTGGAACGACGGGCAGTGATGGAAGCTGCAACCCAAGCAGGCGCCCGCGAAGTCTATCTCATTGATGAGCCGGTTGCAGCCGCGATCGGGGCAGGACTGCCAGTGGCAGAACCGACCGGGACGATGATTGTCGATATTGGCGGTGGCACTACCGAAGTCGCCGTGATGAGCTTGCAGGGCATTGTCCTCAGCGATTCAGTGCGAGTCGCAGGCGATGAACTGAGTGAGGCGATCGCGCAGTATCTCAAGAAAGTCCACAACCTCGTGATTGGTGAGCGAACCTCCGAGGAAATCAAAATTATGGTCGGGTCGGCGTTCCCCGACAACGAATTTGACGAGACGACCATGGAAGTCCGGGGTCTGCACCTGCTCTCGGGTCTGCCCCGTACCGTCACGATCAAAGCAGCGGAAGTGCGCGAAAGTATGGCGGAGCCGCTGAATGTAATTGTGGAAGCCGTCAAACGTACCCTCGAAAAAACCCCGCCAGAATTGGCAGCAGACATCGTCGATCGCGGGATTGTGCTTGCCGGCGGCGGCGCTTTGGTGCGCGGCTTGGATGAGCTGATCAGCCATGAGACGGGCATCATCACCCACATTGCACCAGACCCACTCAGCTGTGTGGTCTTGGGAACGGGACGTGTGCTCGAGAACTTCAAGAGTCTGGAGCGGGTGTTTAGTGCTAGCTCCCGTGCCTAG
- a CDS encoding single-stranded DNA-binding protein, whose product MSLNVVNLVGRVGRDPEARYFESGSVVCKFSLAVNRRTRNDEPDWFNVEFWGREAQVAIDYVKKGSLIGISGALKIESWTDRDGKQRTTPVVRGNRLELLGSRRDQEGGMAPRDPDSDLF is encoded by the coding sequence ATGAGCTTAAATGTTGTCAACTTGGTGGGGCGCGTGGGCCGCGACCCTGAGGCTCGCTACTTCGAGTCCGGCTCAGTAGTCTGTAAGTTTTCGCTGGCGGTCAATCGCCGCACCCGGAACGATGAACCCGACTGGTTCAACGTGGAGTTTTGGGGGCGTGAGGCACAAGTTGCGATCGACTATGTCAAAAAAGGCAGCCTGATCGGGATCAGTGGCGCCCTCAAAATCGAAAGCTGGACCGATCGCGATGGCAAGCAGCGAACCACTCCTGTGGTGAGGGGCAATCGTCTCGAACTGCTCGGCTCGCGCCGCGATCAGGAAGGTGGGATGGCACCTCGAGATCCCGATAGCGATTTGTTCTAG
- a CDS encoding GNAT family N-acetyltransferase, with protein MIRLANNDDLPILVNIWLSASREAHAFIPDEFWLSQAEAMRDQYLPGAETYVVCDAAGTPVGFLSLVEDSLAALFVDPTHQGKGIGSALLRQAQSLRKGLGLCVYVNNDRAQKFYRRHGFKPVEERLDERTGERELFMQWSTT; from the coding sequence ATGATTCGTCTGGCCAACAATGACGATCTCCCAATTCTCGTCAACATCTGGCTTTCCGCTTCCCGCGAAGCGCACGCCTTCATTCCCGACGAGTTTTGGCTCTCTCAAGCCGAGGCCATGCGAGACCAGTACCTTCCCGGAGCCGAAACCTACGTGGTTTGTGATGCAGCTGGAACGCCTGTGGGCTTTCTGTCGCTTGTGGAGGATAGTCTGGCAGCCTTGTTCGTTGATCCAACGCATCAAGGCAAGGGTATCGGTAGCGCACTCCTCCGGCAGGCGCAGTCCCTGCGAAAGGGGCTGGGACTTTGTGTGTACGTGAACAACGATCGCGCGCAGAAATTCTATCGCCGACACGGCTTCAAGCCAGTTGAAGAGCGACTGGATGAGCGCACTGGGGAGCGTGAGTTGTTCATGCAGTGGTCAACCACCTGA
- a CDS encoding phospholipase D-like domain-containing protein, whose protein sequence is MKPGVIAFLLGLLTACQAPLAQILPVAGGGSTRWDANAPLQVAFNHDPDQRFTDGLGRDREGDDLEGRLLASLEQATTSIDVAVQEIQLPRLATVLAQKHQAGIPVRVILENQYRQPWSQRLSAPMSDRDRQRLENYRQLADRNRDGQLSPAEIATGDAVVILERAGVPILDDTADGSKGSGLMHHKFAIIDRQWVVTGSANWTASDFFGDPGRLASRGNANHLLWFRSPAIAATFQTEFDLMWGDGPGNLPDSLFGRAKPPRSPQSVRVGQTRVLVQFSPSSLRLPWEQSTNGTIARYLTQAQQQVDLALFVFSEQAIADVLEARSQQGTQIRLLIDPGFAYRPYSELLDAFGLTLPDRDCRVEPNNRPWATPLGTAGVPRLAPGDTLHHKFAVIDRQRVLTGSHNWSAAANENNDETFLVIEDATLADRFSAEFERLYASAFLEIPPALQRRVNEANRRCGSRLEIAPSRDSAEPED, encoded by the coding sequence ATGAAGCCTGGAGTGATCGCTTTTCTACTGGGACTGCTCACCGCCTGCCAAGCGCCGCTCGCGCAGATTCTCCCCGTTGCTGGCGGTGGCTCCACTCGTTGGGATGCCAATGCGCCTCTACAGGTTGCTTTTAATCACGATCCAGACCAGCGATTTACCGACGGCTTAGGGCGCGATCGCGAGGGAGATGACCTGGAAGGGCGACTCCTTGCCAGCTTGGAACAAGCAACAACTTCAATCGATGTTGCGGTTCAGGAAATCCAGCTTCCTCGACTGGCAACGGTCTTGGCCCAAAAACACCAGGCGGGCATCCCGGTTCGCGTCATTTTGGAAAACCAATATCGCCAGCCCTGGAGTCAGCGCCTCTCTGCCCCGATGAGCGATCGCGATCGGCAACGACTGGAGAACTACCGGCAACTGGCCGATCGCAATCGAGATGGCCAGCTCAGTCCAGCTGAAATTGCCACGGGAGATGCTGTCGTCATCCTTGAGCGTGCTGGGGTGCCGATCCTAGATGACACCGCTGATGGCAGCAAAGGTAGCGGCCTCATGCACCACAAGTTTGCGATCATCGATCGCCAATGGGTCGTCACCGGTTCAGCCAACTGGACAGCCAGTGATTTCTTTGGCGATCCGGGTCGACTGGCCAGCCGAGGCAATGCTAATCATCTGCTCTGGTTCCGCAGCCCTGCGATCGCCGCTACCTTCCAAACAGAATTTGACCTTATGTGGGGAGATGGCCCCGGTAACTTGCCCGACAGTCTGTTTGGCCGGGCGAAGCCGCCGCGATCGCCGCAATCAGTGCGCGTAGGTCAGACCCGTGTCCTGGTGCAGTTTTCGCCCTCCAGCCTGCGATTGCCTTGGGAGCAGAGCACCAATGGCACGATCGCTCGTTACCTCACGCAAGCTCAACAGCAGGTTGATCTGGCGCTCTTTGTTTTTTCCGAGCAGGCGATCGCGGATGTTTTGGAAGCGCGATCGCAGCAAGGCACCCAGATTCGCTTGCTGATTGACCCTGGCTTTGCCTATCGGCCCTACAGCGAACTGCTGGATGCGTTCGGCCTAACGCTACCCGATCGCGACTGTCGTGTTGAGCCTAACAATCGCCCTTGGGCAACACCACTGGGAACTGCCGGAGTGCCGCGTTTGGCGCCGGGCGATACGCTGCATCACAAGTTCGCCGTGATCGATCGCCAGCGTGTGCTGACCGGATCCCACAACTGGAGTGCAGCGGCAAACGAAAACAACGATGAAACCTTTCTGGTCATTGAGGATGCAACCCTAGCGGATCGATTCAGTGCCGAATTTGAGCGACTCTATGCCAGTGCGTTCTTGGAAATTCCGCCAGCTCTACAACGGCGAGTCAACGAGGCCAATCGCCGCTGTGGGAGTCGATTGGAAATCGCACCCAGCCGAGATTCCGCAGAGCCTGAAGACTAA
- a CDS encoding potassium channel family protein has product MTAGSPRRSLPPSLRKVLIGGLFFVATQAIAILGYWLAGWSLMDAIYMVVITIFGVGYGEVRPINTPELRVFTIFVILAGTSSAVYLIGGLAQLVTEGEIRRALGVRRMTREIRNLKQHVIICGFGRIGQILVRKIADANLPMIIIDSDESRVRQAEEQGFLALRGSATDETVLLDAGIEQALTLATALPDDAANVFITLTARGLNPNLTIIARGELPATEKKLLQAGADRVILPATIGALRMAYLITNPASSSLLESSDSHQTLNELLGELDIQMDELAIAPQSPLIGHRLGSVEVSGKGAFIIVALRRSTGEMILRPGSDLFLHAGDTLIVMGHSGDLPRFAKHYALQRQVQYRGVRQRP; this is encoded by the coding sequence ATGACGGCTGGCTCACCCCGGCGATCGCTCCCGCCATCCCTGCGCAAGGTGTTGATTGGGGGACTGTTTTTTGTCGCGACCCAAGCGATCGCCATCTTGGGCTACTGGTTAGCGGGCTGGAGTTTGATGGATGCGATCTATATGGTCGTCATCACGATTTTTGGGGTGGGCTATGGCGAAGTGCGCCCGATCAATACCCCTGAGCTGCGAGTCTTCACGATCTTCGTCATCCTGGCGGGCACTTCCTCAGCGGTGTATCTGATCGGCGGCTTGGCGCAGCTGGTGACGGAAGGCGAAATTCGACGCGCTTTGGGCGTGCGACGCATGACTCGAGAGATTCGAAACCTGAAACAGCACGTGATTATCTGCGGCTTTGGTCGAATTGGCCAAATTCTAGTTCGCAAGATTGCGGATGCTAATCTGCCGATGATCATTATCGATAGTGATGAATCTCGAGTCCGACAAGCAGAAGAGCAAGGCTTTTTAGCATTGCGGGGCAGTGCGACAGATGAAACAGTTCTACTAGATGCGGGTATTGAACAGGCACTGACTTTAGCAACTGCTTTACCTGATGATGCTGCCAATGTTTTTATTACGCTGACAGCTCGAGGACTCAATCCTAACTTGACCATCATTGCACGGGGAGAGTTGCCCGCCACTGAGAAGAAGCTATTGCAGGCTGGAGCCGATCGCGTCATTTTGCCTGCGACGATCGGCGCATTACGGATGGCCTATTTAATTACTAATCCAGCTTCATCGAGTCTATTGGAGAGTAGTGATAGTCACCAAACGCTCAATGAATTATTGGGTGAATTGGATATCCAAATGGATGAGCTGGCGATCGCCCCCCAATCGCCACTGATTGGCCATCGCTTAGGGTCAGTTGAAGTCAGCGGCAAGGGGGCTTTCATTATCGTGGCGCTACGGCGATCTACCGGCGAGATGATCCTGCGGCCTGGTTCAGATCTGTTTTTGCATGCTGGCGACACGTTGATTGTCATGGGGCACAGTGGCGATCTACCCCGCTTTGCCAAACACTACGCCCTTCAGCGCCAAGTGCAGTATCGAGGCGTGCGTCAGCGTCCCTAG
- a CDS encoding Coq4 family protein: MLINLGQRLENLRTLLGFLKAARAESLDRVLAIADSLNKTEIAAQSRAWMLSHPAVAQLAEEHYAPARPSLEALNQLPTGTLGQAYASLLLSQNLSPDDLQPAKPATNADEYIIERLRVTHDITHVITGFGTDPASELGLQAFNLRQNRSPLAVLLIAGGLLKTIKEGRDPAPILKEVARGLELADKADLLVSQRWEDHWDWTLDQWRQKLGIVL; this comes from the coding sequence ATGTTGATCAATTTGGGACAGCGGCTCGAAAATTTGCGGACGCTGCTCGGTTTCCTAAAAGCAGCCCGTGCCGAAAGTCTCGATCGCGTGTTGGCGATCGCCGATTCTCTCAATAAAACGGAAATCGCAGCTCAGAGTCGGGCTTGGATGCTTTCGCATCCGGCAGTGGCTCAACTCGCTGAGGAACACTACGCACCAGCTCGCCCCTCTCTTGAAGCGCTCAACCAACTACCGACGGGGACGCTCGGGCAGGCCTATGCCTCGCTCTTGCTCAGTCAAAATCTCTCCCCCGATGACTTGCAGCCCGCAAAGCCAGCTACCAATGCGGATGAATACATCATTGAGCGACTGCGGGTCACCCATGACATCACCCACGTGATCACAGGCTTTGGCACTGATCCGGCCAGTGAGCTAGGGCTGCAAGCTTTCAATTTGCGCCAAAACCGATCGCCTCTTGCGGTGTTGCTGATTGCTGGTGGTCTGCTGAAAACAATCAAGGAAGGACGCGATCCAGCCCCCATTCTTAAAGAGGTGGCTCGTGGACTGGAACTAGCTGACAAGGCGGATTTATTGGTGTCGCAGCGCTGGGAAGATCACTGGGATTGGACGCTAGATCAGTGGCGACAAAAATTGGGAATTGTGCTCTGA
- a CDS encoding cation:proton antiporter, protein MLLAAIAVPIQAPLPAMTLLLMAALFLPPVFRALKLPELLGLILAGVLLGPSVFNILEPKADTVALLAGVGKLYLMFLAGLEIDLSQFQAARDRSLRFGLATFAIPLSVGLLIGLGFGFNLNSAFLIGSLLASHTLLTLPIVEHYGLLRQRAVAATLGATIFTDIGALLVLAVCLAVQSGDGGITAIARDLLIFSVFIALVLYGVKPLSRWFFQRARANERNQFLFIFLVLLLVSLGAQTIQLDMIIGAFLAGLAVNETLQDEPVREKVDFFGKVFFLPCFFIDIGLLLNPVAFWQTLTTATSLTIAIIGGLFGSKFLAAFAVKQREGYRWEEVRLMWSLSLPQVAATLAAAQAGLKAQLISPAVFDSIIALVLVTVLIGPLLTDRFAQQLQLHPKSNEVAKLLS, encoded by the coding sequence ATGCTGCTTGCAGCGATCGCTGTTCCGATTCAGGCTCCCTTGCCTGCCATGACGCTGCTGTTAATGGCAGCGTTATTTTTGCCACCGGTATTTCGCGCGCTCAAGCTGCCTGAATTACTGGGGCTGATTTTGGCGGGAGTCTTGCTGGGTCCTAGCGTCTTCAACATTCTGGAACCCAAAGCGGACACCGTGGCGCTTCTGGCAGGGGTTGGCAAACTCTACCTGATGTTTCTGGCGGGGTTAGAAATTGACCTCAGTCAGTTTCAGGCTGCCCGCGATCGCTCCCTGCGGTTTGGCCTCGCCACCTTTGCCATCCCGCTCAGCGTTGGCCTCCTGATTGGCCTCGGGTTTGGCTTTAACCTCAACAGCGCCTTTTTAATTGGATCGTTGCTGGCCTCCCACACCCTCCTGACACTGCCGATTGTGGAGCACTACGGCCTGCTGCGTCAGCGAGCTGTGGCAGCGACCTTGGGGGCCACCATCTTTACGGACATTGGGGCGCTTCTGGTGCTGGCCGTTTGTCTGGCGGTGCAGTCGGGAGATGGGGGCATCACTGCGATCGCGCGGGATTTATTGATCTTCTCGGTGTTCATTGCCTTGGTGCTCTATGGCGTTAAGCCCCTGAGTCGCTGGTTTTTCCAACGTGCCCGTGCCAATGAGCGCAATCAGTTCCTCTTTATTTTTCTGGTCTTGCTCTTGGTCTCCTTGGGGGCGCAGACCATCCAGCTCGACATGATCATCGGTGCCTTCTTGGCGGGACTGGCCGTCAACGAAACCCTACAGGATGAGCCCGTCCGCGAAAAGGTCGACTTTTTTGGCAAGGTGTTTTTCTTGCCTTGCTTCTTTATCGACATCGGCCTGTTGCTCAATCCCGTTGCCTTTTGGCAAACCCTGACTACTGCCACCAGTTTGACCATTGCAATTATTGGCGGTCTGTTTGGTAGCAAGTTCCTTGCAGCATTCGCCGTCAAGCAGCGGGAAGGCTACCGCTGGGAAGAAGTACGCCTGATGTGGTCACTATCGTTGCCGCAGGTTGCTGCGACTCTGGCTGCGGCACAAGCAGGCTTGAAAGCACAATTAATTTCGCCAGCGGTGTTCGACAGCATCATTGCCCTTGTTCTAGTAACTGTATTGATTGGGCCATTGCTGACCGATCGCTTTGCTCAACAACTACAACTCCATCCAAAGTCTAATGAGGTAGCAAAGCTCCTCTCTTAG
- a CDS encoding CO2 hydration protein: protein MSATTARPLPPNPANAVLERLEAGGALLLDTPDNLLEVVHILDSYGVVLDAYSRNLCYIAENEFLVLFPFFKYFNGQVTPAKLWQHWVHDRINFEYAEYCMKAMFWHGGGGLDAFLDGPEFRQLADRAIRARWRSNPVMLGLHQVFPDFWPELIRQSAYYSALGQFWRVMSDMFASLAARYAAGEIRQIPDVATHVRDGLVAAAAIPITYSVEIHGDRYDILPASAGLTFLADTAIPYVEAVFFRGTPFPGTVSYNAQAHQIPDEQNQFAYGALFADPLPIGGAGIPPTQLMQDMVHYLPEELKQFYANRTRGSRDVRVKICESFQKSMFCVTTGALLGLAPYPLTTDVPEQQAANRQFLGPWLDRISTTRLSRVNAFC, encoded by the coding sequence ATGTCTGCAACCACCGCTCGGCCTTTGCCGCCCAACCCCGCCAATGCCGTTCTGGAGCGCTTAGAGGCTGGCGGAGCACTACTGCTCGATACGCCCGACAATCTGCTGGAGGTGGTGCACATTCTTGACAGTTACGGGGTGGTGCTGGATGCCTACTCTCGCAATCTTTGCTATATCGCCGAGAATGAGTTTTTGGTGCTGTTCCCGTTCTTTAAGTACTTCAACGGGCAAGTGACACCGGCTAAACTCTGGCAACACTGGGTCCACGATCGCATCAATTTTGAGTACGCCGAATACTGTATGAAAGCCATGTTTTGGCATGGTGGCGGCGGGCTAGATGCCTTTCTTGATGGCCCAGAATTTCGGCAATTGGCCGATCGCGCGATTCGGGCTCGCTGGCGCTCTAACCCTGTGATGCTGGGACTGCATCAGGTCTTCCCTGACTTTTGGCCAGAATTGATTCGTCAGTCGGCCTACTACAGCGCTTTGGGTCAGTTCTGGCGGGTGATGAGCGATATGTTCGCTAGTCTTGCCGCTCGCTATGCAGCAGGGGAAATCCGGCAAATTCCTGACGTGGCAACCCATGTCCGCGACGGGTTGGTGGCAGCGGCTGCAATTCCGATTACCTACAGCGTCGAGATTCACGGCGATCGCTACGACATTCTGCCAGCTTCGGCGGGTCTGACCTTCCTTGCAGATACCGCTATTCCCTACGTGGAAGCTGTGTTCTTCCGCGGCACGCCCTTCCCTGGCACGGTGTCCTATAACGCCCAAGCTCATCAAATCCCCGACGAGCAAAATCAATTTGCCTATGGGGCGCTGTTTGCCGATCCCTTGCCGATTGGGGGGGCAGGGATTCCTCCAACGCAGTTGATGCAGGACATGGTGCACTACCTGCCCGAGGAACTGAAGCAGTTCTACGCGAACCGTACGCGGGGTAGCCGCGATGTGCGCGTCAAGATTTGCGAAAGCTTTCAAAAATCGATGTTCTGTGTCACAACCGGTGCCTTATTAGGATTGGCTCCCTATCCTTTGACTACGGATGTCCCAGAGCAACAGGCTGCCAATCGCCAATTTCTGGGTCCTTGGCTCGATCGCATTAGCACCACTCGGCTCAGTCGCGTCAATGCCTTTTGCTAA
- a CDS encoding NAD(P)H-quinone oxidoreductase subunit F, with amino-acid sequence MTDFLLQTSWFIPFYGLIGALLTLPWSLGIVRRTGPRPAAYFNFLLTIIALIHGGIAFRTSWNQEPLELAWHWLQAADLDLTFTIDISPLSLGAMELVTGLSCLAQLFALGYLERDWSLARFFALMGFFEAAISGIAISDSLFLSYGLLELLTLSTYLLVGFWYAQPLVVTAARDAFLTKRVGDVFLLMGVVALSSYGTGLTFSELERWSETASLPPLQATLLGLALIAGPIGKCAQFPLHLWLDEAMEGPNPASIMRNSVVVAAGAYILIKLQPVVTLSPVVSNVLIAIGILTAIGGSLVAIAQIDFKRALSHSTSAFLGLVFIAVGQQAVDVALLLLFCHAVAKALQFMSVGSIIATTSNQDMREMGGLWSRMPATTIAFIVGSLGLVACLPLGNFWTFRRWVNGFWEAPVWLPLLLIFVNLLTAINFARIFNWVFLGQPHAKTRRAPEVPWPMAVPIVSLVIVVLSLPLLLQQWQLLVTWAAPLLADGTWLNHYAMPLIAASGGIGFWIGFQIPCPPVGDIRGKLNPVQDLLAYDFYIDRVYRLTVVALVSLGSRTVSWIDRYIVDGLVNAVGFVALISGQSLRYSASGQSQFYVITILIGLATLLVLTFGLGDLWQEIQTLIQHTGTPPTL; translated from the coding sequence ATGACGGACTTCCTACTCCAAACGAGTTGGTTTATTCCCTTCTACGGACTGATTGGGGCCTTGCTGACGCTGCCTTGGTCCTTGGGGATTGTCCGTCGCACTGGCCCGCGGCCTGCCGCCTACTTCAACTTTCTACTGACGATCATCGCGTTGATCCACGGCGGTATCGCTTTCCGCACCAGCTGGAACCAAGAACCACTCGAGTTGGCTTGGCATTGGCTACAGGCTGCCGACCTCGACCTGACTTTTACTATCGATATTTCTCCCCTCAGTCTTGGGGCAATGGAGTTAGTCACGGGGCTGAGCTGCTTGGCCCAACTCTTTGCCCTGGGCTATCTCGAACGGGACTGGTCCCTCGCTCGCTTCTTTGCGCTGATGGGCTTTTTTGAAGCGGCGATCAGTGGCATTGCGATCAGTGATTCGCTCTTTCTTAGCTACGGCCTACTGGAGCTGTTAACCCTGTCGACCTATCTCTTGGTCGGCTTTTGGTACGCCCAACCCCTCGTGGTGACAGCTGCCCGCGATGCCTTCCTGACCAAGCGGGTTGGCGATGTGTTTTTGCTGATGGGCGTTGTTGCTCTTTCCAGCTATGGCACCGGTCTGACCTTTTCTGAACTGGAGCGGTGGTCGGAGACGGCTTCCTTGCCGCCTCTGCAAGCAACATTGCTGGGCTTGGCTTTGATTGCAGGGCCGATTGGTAAATGCGCCCAGTTTCCGCTGCACCTCTGGCTCGATGAAGCGATGGAGGGGCCAAACCCAGCTTCGATCATGCGGAATTCCGTTGTGGTCGCAGCCGGAGCCTACATCCTGATCAAGCTGCAACCCGTTGTCACGCTGTCGCCCGTTGTTTCCAATGTGCTGATTGCGATCGGGATTCTGACGGCGATCGGCGGGTCCTTGGTGGCGATCGCGCAAATCGATTTCAAGCGTGCCCTCTCCCACTCAACCAGTGCGTTTCTTGGCCTCGTGTTCATTGCGGTTGGTCAGCAAGCGGTCGACGTTGCGCTGCTGCTGCTCTTCTGCCATGCAGTAGCTAAAGCGCTGCAATTCATGAGCGTTGGCTCGATCATTGCCACGACCAGCAACCAAGATATGCGGGAAATGGGGGGGCTCTGGTCGCGGATGCCTGCCACCACGATCGCCTTTATCGTGGGGTCGTTGGGGCTGGTAGCTTGCCTGCCTCTGGGTAACTTCTGGACCTTCCGCCGCTGGGTCAATGGCTTTTGGGAAGCTCCCGTCTGGCTGCCGCTGCTGTTGATCTTTGTCAACTTGCTGACTGCGATTAACTTTGCCCGGATTTTTAACTGGGTTTTCTTGGGTCAGCCCCACGCCAAGACACGTCGGGCGCCCGAGGTTCCTTGGCCGATGGCGGTTCCGATTGTCTCCTTGGTAATTGTGGTGCTAAGTCTCCCGTTGCTCCTGCAGCAATGGCAGCTCTTGGTCACTTGGGCGGCACCGTTGCTGGCTGACGGTACTTGGCTGAACCACTACGCCATGCCACTGATTGCAGCGAGTGGTGGGATTGGCTTCTGGATTGGTTTTCAGATCCCCTGCCCTCCCGTTGGCGACATCCGCGGCAAACTCAATCCGGTTCAAGACCTGTTGGCTTACGACTTCTACATCGATCGCGTCTACCGTCTGACGGTTGTGGCCCTTGTGAGTTTGGGTTCGCGCACCGTCTCTTGGATCGATCGCTACATTGTCGATGGACTGGTTAATGCTGTCGGTTTTGTTGCCCTGATCAGCGGCCAAAGCCTGCGCTATAGCGCCTCAGGACAGTCTCAGTTTTATGTGATCACGATTCTGATTGGCCTAGCGACCCTGCTGGTCCTGACCTTTGGACTGGGCGATCTGTGGCAGGAAATCCAGACGCTGATCCAACACACTGGTACACCCCCGACTCTCTAG
- the ispE gene encoding 4-(cytidine 5'-diphospho)-2-C-methyl-D-erythritol kinase — MKTLTLVAPAKINLYLEILGDRPDGFHELAMVMQSITLGDRLHLRPRSGHGFQLSCDRADLEVDERNLILKAAQRLQRSFPQLGGVEFFLEKRIPIGAGLAGGSTDGAAALVGLDLFSHLGLTQPELEAIAAELGSDMPFCIAGATQLCTGRGEQLTPLPPLPELPIVLAKFESLSVSTPWAYGRYREQFGDRYLQTESARRDRLQALHAGPLLQAMSAGDPVAIAQHLRNDLEAVVLPEYPQVAQLRAVLGDCAGILAAQMSGSGPSVFGIAESPAAAQAAVEQVREAIADPDLKLWATTTVSHGIQTEV; from the coding sequence ATGAAGACTCTGACGCTGGTAGCTCCAGCCAAAATCAATCTCTATTTGGAAATTTTGGGCGATCGCCCTGACGGTTTCCATGAGCTAGCGATGGTGATGCAGAGCATTACCTTGGGCGATCGTCTTCACCTACGGCCGCGATCGGGGCATGGGTTTCAGCTCAGCTGCGATCGCGCTGACTTGGAAGTGGATGAGCGCAATCTGATCCTCAAAGCTGCGCAGCGGTTGCAGCGATCGTTTCCGCAACTCGGTGGGGTTGAATTTTTTCTGGAGAAGCGGATCCCGATCGGAGCGGGGCTAGCTGGTGGCTCGACCGACGGAGCAGCCGCGCTGGTAGGGCTCGATCTTTTTAGTCATCTGGGACTGACTCAGCCCGAACTAGAGGCGATCGCAGCAGAACTCGGCTCGGATATGCCCTTCTGCATTGCGGGTGCCACCCAGCTTTGTACGGGTCGCGGCGAACAGTTGACGCCCTTGCCGCCTCTGCCTGAGTTGCCGATTGTGTTGGCCAAGTTTGAAAGCCTGTCCGTTTCAACACCCTGGGCTTACGGTCGCTACCGCGAGCAGTTTGGCGATCGCTATCTACAAACTGAATCCGCACGCCGCGATCGCCTGCAAGCCCTGCATGCCGGTCCACTCCTGCAAGCGATGAGTGCTGGTGATCCAGTTGCGATCGCCCAGCATCTCCGCAACGATCTCGAAGCTGTGGTCTTGCCGGAATACCCCCAAGTGGCGCAACTGCGAGCTGTTCTGGGCGACTGTGCCGGTATCCTCGCCGCCCAAATGTCCGGTTCTGGTCCCAGCGTCTTTGGGATTGCTGAAAGTCCTGCAGCTGCTCAAGCAGCGGTTGAACAGGTCCGGGAAGCGATCGCTGATCCCGACCTCAAACTATGGGCTACCACAACTGTTAGCCACGGCATTCAAACCGAGGTATAG